From one Trifolium pratense cultivar HEN17-A07 linkage group LG1, ARS_RC_1.1, whole genome shotgun sequence genomic stretch:
- the LOC123900744 gene encoding BTB/POZ domain-containing protein At1g55760-like has product MAYFVKSLGYFAQWNVNGNYLNQNESDHISEAFKIAMWQWRIMISRSRVVGAQIISLYPMEYSYKIEGGLNPPIASFQIKISDTIGKHSQILAMSEEVRDWQFNFPGRGTFTWICDIELPEAYYIELEFSHLQSSNTANGESFRFNGYKRCKLSSLNRLIQVDKDITIYVEASKQTIMAHQFALGSKSSVFKQMFKEGSVDTITISDMATIPCQKFIDYFYDILRDEDLLNYSRDLLEAAKKYDVTDMIKDIEKRLARDINTQNVVERMKIAYRYELETLRDRCVRLILEFKKFWTIRMDLYDFLESVDREVVRKVFRDFCSVIAAIEGL; this is encoded by the exons ATGGCCTATTTTGTCAAATCGTTGGGTTACTTCGCTCAATGGAATGTGAATGGCAACTACTTGAATCAGAATGAATCCGATCACATATCCGAGGCATTCAAAATTGCTATGTGGCAATG GAGAATAATGATATCCAGATCTCGCGTTGTGGGTGCTCAGATTATTTCATTGTATCCAATGGAGTACAGTTATAAAATTGAGGGTGGTTTAAATCCCCCTATTGCTTCTTTCCAAATTAAGATTTCGGACACTATCGGAAAACATAGTCAAATTCTAGCTATGTCAG AAGAAGTTAGAGACTGGCAGTTCAACTTTCCAGGGCGAGGTACTTTTACTTGGATATGTGATATTGAGCTGCCCGAGGCATACTACATTGAGTTAGAATTCTCACATTTGCAATCTTCAAACACAGCC AATGGAGAATCTTTCCGCTTTAATGGATATAAGCGATGTAAATTATCATCCCTTAATCGATTGATTCAAGTAGATAAAGACATCACAATCTATGTAGAGGCATCTAAACAAACTATTATGGCCCATCAGTTTGCTCTTGGTTCAAAGTCGAGTGTCTTTAAGCAAATGTTCAAGGAGGGGTCTGTTGATACTATTACCATCTCAGATATGGCAACTATACCTTGTCAAAAATTTATAGATTACTTCTACGATATCTTGAGAGATGAGGATCTTCTGAATTACAGTCGGGATTTATTAGAAGCTGCAAAGAAATATGATGTAACTGATATGATAAAGGATATTGAGAAAAGGCTCGCAAGGGATATCAATACCCAAAATGTAGTTGAGAGGATGAAGATAGCATACCGCTATGAATTGGAGACTTTGAGAGATCGGTGTGTGCGTTTAATTTTGGAGTTTAAAAAATTTTGGACCATTCGAATGGACCTTTATGATTTCCTAGAATCGGTTGATAGGGAGGTAGTTCGCAAAGTATTTCGTGATTTTTGTAGTGTTATTGCTGCTATCGAGGGACTTTAA
- the LOC123900760 gene encoding nucleolar complex protein 2 homolog, protein MDAENYTERNVDTDNNVKRRSRKKSTITGTEAKQHKEELEKLQHKDQDFYEFLKENDPDLLKFSDDDDDDEDVDAGMEDEDLQVDKEAIEHKVQEKDKKSSKKVITTSMVDSWCKSIKENGSLNAVRSLMKAFRTACHYGDDEENESMAKLSVMSSVVFNKIMLTALNEMDGILRNLLKLPASGGRKEDITGLMTTKQWRSYGHIVKSYLGNALHILNQMTDSQMISFTLHRLKYSSLLLAAFPSLLRKYIKVALHFWGTGGDALPVVSCLFLRELCICIGSGSGCIDDCFKGIYKAYVLNCHFVNAAKLKHIRFLSNCVIELLGVDLPTAYQHAFIFIRQLAMILRDALDTKTKEAFRKVYEWKFINSLELWTDAIRAYSSQSDFKQLAYPLTQIISGVARLVPTARYIPLRLRCIRMLNKLAASTQSFVPVSMLLLDMLEMKELNRPPTGGVGKAVDLHSILKVSKPTLKTRAFQEACVFSVVEELAEHLALWSYSVAFMELSFIPIVRLRSFCKLTKVERFRREMRQLIREIEANVQFVNEKRMSVSFLPNDPAASSFLEDEKKSASSALSKYVITLRQRAQQKNNSLMESSVLVGEESSVFGDEASESDEEDAKIDEDGTAAFSSSWLPGNDKIKQQPSETQGKRKKHRKEREAIDEDIVEDLVLSSDEDLPSSDIPSAGNNVDQHLSPKQNRKPKHKAKRPKKNKSHK, encoded by the exons ATGGACGCAGAGAATTATACAG AGAGGAATGTGGATACAGACAATAATGTAAAAAGAAGGAGCCGAAAAAAATCCACCATCACTGGAACCGAAGCAAAACAACATAAGGAGGAACTAGAAAAACTTCAGCACAAG GATCAAGATTTTTACGAGTTCTTGAAAGAGAATGACCCCGACCTGCTTAAGTTcagtgatgatgatgacgatgat GAAGATGTGGATGCTGGCATGGAAGATGAAGATCTACAGGTAGATAAGGAGGCTATTGAGCACAAGGTTCAAGAAAAGGATAAAAAATCTTCTAAGAAAGTTATAACCACTTCTATGGTTGATTCGTGGTGTAAATCAATTAAAGAAAATGGGAGCTTAAACGCGGTTCGTTCGCTAATGAAGGCTTTTAGGACAGCATGCCATTACGGTGACGATGAAGAGAATGAATCTATGGCAAAGCTTAGTGTAATGTCTAGTGTTGTGTTCAACAAAATAATGTTGACTGCACTTAATGAAATGGATGGAATACTAAGAAATTTGTTGAAGCTTCCTGCTTCTGGTGGAAGAAAAGAGGATATAACAGGTTTGATGACCACAAAACAATGGAGGAGTTATGGCCATATAGTGAAGTCCTACCTTGGAAATGCTCTCCACATTTTGAATCAAATGACTGACTCGCAAATGATATCATTTACTTTACACCGGCTTAAATATTCTTCATTGTTATTGGCTGCTTTCCCTTCGCTCCTAAGGAAATACATTAAG GTGGCTCTTCATTTCTGGGGTACTGGTGGAGATGCCCTTCCGGTTGTTTCATGTCTATTTTTGAGAGAGTTATGCATTTGTATTGGATCTGGATCTGGCTGCATAGATGATTGCTTCAAAGGGATATATAAAGCCTATGTTTTGAATTGCCATTTTGTAAATGCTGCGAAACTTAAACATATTCGTTTTCTTAGCAACTGTGTCATTGAACTTCTCGGTGTGGATCTTCCGACTGCATATCAACATGCCTTCATTTTTATCCGACAGCTGGCCATGATTTTAAGGGATGCACTTGATACAAAAACCAAG GAAGCTTTTCGCAAGGTTTATGAATGGAAGTTCATAAACAGTCTTGAACTTTGGACTGATGCTATCCGTGCTTACAGTTCACAATCCGACTTTAAGCAACTTGCATATCCGTTGACCCAAATAATTTCTGGGGTTGCCCGTCTAGTTCCCACTGCTAGGTATATTCCCCTTAGGTTGAGATGTATCCGGATGCTGAACAAGCTTGCTGCTTCTACCCAATCTTTTGTACCAGTATCTATGCTCCTTTTGGATATGCTGGAGATGAAAGAGTTGAATAGACCCCCTACCGGAGGTGTTGGCAAAGCTGTTGATTTACACAGCATATTGAAG GTTAGCAAGCCGACTCTAAAGACACGAGCATTTCAAGAGGCATGTGTTTTTTCTGTGGTTGAAGAACTTGCGGAACACCTAGCACTGTGGAGTTATTCTGTTGCGTTCATGGAGTTGTCCTTTATTCCAATTGTGAGGCTGCGTAGCTTTTGCAAATTGACCAAAGTTGAGAGGTTTCGAAGAGAAATGAGGCAGCTTATACGCGAG ATTGAGGCTAATGTCCAGTTTGTGAATGAAAAACGCATGTCGGTTTCCTTTCTACCTAATGATCCTGCGGCATCATCTTTTCTCGAG GATGAGAAGAAGTCGGCCTCTAGTGCATTATCAAAGTATGTTATAACACTCCGCCAGAGAGcccaacaaaaaaataactcGTTAATGGAATCCAG TGTTCTTGTCGGAGAAGAATCCTCTGTTTTTGGTGATGAAGCATCAGAAAGTGATGAAGAGGATGCTAAAATTGATGAGGATGGAACTGCCGCCTTTAGCTCATCCTGGTTACCGGGAAATGACAA GATAAAACAACAACCTAGCGAAACACAAGGAAAGAGGAAAAAACATCGGAAAGAGAGAGAAGCCATTGATGAAGATATTGTGGAGGACTTGGTGCTTAGTTCTGATGAAGATTTGCCTTCAAGCGACATCCCTTCTGCTGGGAACAATGTAGATCAACATTTATCTCCAAAACAAAACCGCAAGCCAAAGCACAAAGCAAAAAGACCGAAGAAGAATAAATCTCACAAGTAA
- the LOC123900776 gene encoding uncharacterized protein LOC123900776 translates to MLQVPATHKINHVLNFLHLQSSSITLNLCTWGALFLAIIATFHFHIHTILIIKFRKNTPSSIPSFIDEDDFDDEDDDETCSLSSTSSEFEEDDEEEEKQDENRAGEYFRLRGDGNGDSGFLRSCRQSIGDIFSLSEIANNKNVVKLWDTIGLGLGFGFEDSDSYDDRRIVSVYGDDEKQSVSPAGENSSENLALGIWDTRLRRRIPEAIAEWTPGNGGVQKIYVRDDGRYELTVGDRRSLLSPLGDLTESQLDLWWPNSCMIKI, encoded by the coding sequence ATGTTACAAGTTCCTGCGACTCACAAAATCAACCATGTCCtcaattttcttcatcttcaatcttcTTCTATAACTCTCAATCTTTGCACATGGGGTGCTCTTTTTCTCGCTATAATCGCCACCTTTCACTTTCACATTCACACCATTCTCATCATCAAATTCCGCAAAAACACTCCTAGTTCTATCCCTTCTTTCATAGACGAAGATGATTTCGACGACGAAGACGATGACGAAACATGTTCGTTATCGTCTACGTCGTCGGAATTTGAAGAAGACGATGAAGAAGAGGAAAAACAAGATGAAAATAGAGCCGGTGAGTATTTTCGACTCAGAGGTGACGGAAACGGTGACAGTGGATTTCTACGCAGTTGTCGTCAAAGCATTGGTGATATCTTTTCGCTATCGGAAATCGCTAATAACAAAAACGTCGTGAAGCTTTGGGATACGATAGGGTTAGGGTTAGGTTTTGGATTTGAAGATTCTGATTCTTACGACGATCGAAGAATTGTGTCGGTTTACGGTGATGATGAGAAACAGAGCGTGTCGCCGGCGGGAGAAAATTCGTCGGAGAATTTGGCATTGGGGATTTGGGATACGAGGCTCCGGCGGCGGATACCGGAGGCGATTGCGGAGTGGACACCTGGCAACGGCGGTGTGCAGAAGATTTATGTTAGAGATGACGGACGTTATGAATTAACAGTTGGTGATAGGAGGAGTTTGTTATCGCCGTTAGGAGATTTAACGGAATCTCAATTAGATTTGTGGTGGCCGAATTCATGCATGATTAAAATTTga
- the LOC123900848 gene encoding endonuclease 2: MICTVSERIKMEYHKIQLVTIVSFIFLFQNIHGWGEEGHYITCKIAQSRLSDTAAEAVKKLLPDYAQNDLASVCTWADRVKFYLRWSSPLHYADTPPRLCNFQYDRDCKDLDGVKGRCVVGAINNYTTQLLDYGKDTQYNLTQALLFLSHFFGDVHQPLHTGFTTDKGGNLINVHWYRRKQNLHHVWDANIIETAEERFYNTNRDDLISAIQDNITKTWSDEVAGWEACSSDETTCPNTYASEGIKAACQWAYKDAPEGSVLEDDYFLSRLPIVNMRLAQGGVRLAATLNRIFK; encoded by the exons ATGATTTGCACAGTTAGTGAAAGAATAAAAATGGAGTATCACAAAATCCAGTTAGTGACTATAGTCTCattcatatttttgtttcaaaacatTCATGGTTGGGGAGAAGAAGGGCATTACATTACTTGTAAGATCGCTCAG TCTCGCCTCAGCGATACAGCTGCAGAGGCTGTGAAAAAATTGCTGCCAGATTATGCACAAAATGACTTGGCAAGTGTGTGTACATGGGCTGATCGTGTAAAGTTTTATCTTCGTTGGTCGTCTCCTTTGCACTATGCCGATACACCTCCTCGTCTTTGCAATTTCCAGTATGACA GGGATTGCAAGGATTTGGATGGTGTGAAAGGAAGATGTGTTGTGGGAGCCATTAACAATTACACCACCCAGCTTCTTGACTATGGCAAAGACACTCAAT ATAACCTCACTCAAGCGCTTCTTTTCCTTTCTCATTTTTTCGGAGATGTCCATCAg CCTCTACATACAGGTTTTACCACAGACAAGGGAggaaatttaattaatgttcatTGGTACAGAAGGAAGCAAAATCTTCACCAT GTTTGGGATGCTAACATAATTGAAACAGCAGAAGAAAGATTCTATAACACTAACAGGGATGATTTGATCAGTGCCATTCAAGACAATATCACG AAAACATGGTCGGATGAAGTGGCGGGATGGGAAGCCTGCAGTTCTGATGAGACCACATGCCCAAATAC GTATGCATCTGAAGGTATTAAGGCAGCCTGTCAATGGGCATATAAAGATGCCCCTGAAGGTTCTGTACTAGAAG ATGATTACTTCCTATCGCGTTTGCCAATAGTCAATATGCGATTAGCTCAAGGGGGAGTTCGATTGGCAGCCACCCTCAATCGTATTTTTAAGTGA
- the LOC123900792 gene encoding membrane-bound O-acyltransferase gup1-like isoform X1 produces MGTSVTNKDNYNGRKYGTWKQKELFFLVTYVLVFYVIIIRRSLQISHDHYKKLFGLRPGWLIPNHLNDVSDAQWRNFRGNLPVLTLVFGIFTLLANLMRAFFNLNVRGMSVVWLLFSFAYLSYLHGACVIFVLSIATINFLLVKIFARKKYFPLIIWSYNIFFLLCNRIYEGYLFSVFGQQWRFLDNYRGSFRWHICFNFVVLRMISFGLDYHWTNQDSHFDQEKHCQRCHICKSGNTCYQALQERSLHINKFGYVVYLSYLVYAPLYIAGPIVSFNAFASQLDVPQNSNSVRNVIFYGFRWLLCFILVEFMTHLFYYNAFANSGLWKHLSPLEVFIIGYGVLNFMWLKFLLIWRFFRFWSLVNGIEAPENMPKCINNCYSLEGFWKNWHASFNKWLVRYMYIPLGGSRKKLLNVWVIFTFVAIWHDLEWKLLSWAWLTCLFFIPELLLKSAAKAFQAESSFGEFIFRELSAVAGAVTITCLMVANLVGFVIGPSGINWLLSSFLRKEGLPVLGSLLMTFYVGTKLMFHIEEAKKRSP; encoded by the exons ATGGGTACATCTGTTACAAACAAGGACAACTATAATGGCAGGAAGTATGGGACTTGGAAGCAGAAAGAGTTGTTTTTTCTGGTTACTTATGTATTAGTTTTCTATGTTATCATCATAAGACGTTCCCTTCAAATCTCTCATG ATCACTACAAAAAACTATTCGGTTTACGCCCAGGATGGCTTATACCTAATCACCTCAAT GATGTCTCAGATGCTCAGTGGAGGAATTTTCGAGGAAATTTACCTGTTCTAACTCTTGTCTTTGGAATTTTCACTCTTCTGGCCAACTTGATGAGGGCTTTCTTCAATTTGAATGTGAGAGGAATGTCCGTTGTCTGGCTTTTATTTTCCTTCGCCTACCTATCGTATCTACATGGAGCATG CGTCATATTTGTGCTCTCAATAGCTACTATTAATTTTCTTCTTGTTAAG ATATTTGCTCGGAAAAAGTACTTTCCACTTATAATTTGGAGTTACAACATATTTTTTCTTCTCTGTAATCGGATTTATGAAGGATATTTGTTCTCTGTGTTTGG GCAACAATGGAGATTTTTGGACAATTACCGCGGCAGCTTTAGGTGGCACATATGTTTCAACTTTG TTGTTTTGCGCATGATAAGCTTTGGATTGGATTATCATTGGACAAATCAAGATTCTCATTTTGATCAGGAG AAACATTGTCAACGTTGTCATATTTGTAAATCAGGAAACACATGCTATCAAGCTTTACAG GAGAGAAGTCTACACATTAACAAGTTTGGATATGTCGTGTACCTTAGTTATTTGGTATATGCACCACTTTATATTGCCGGTCCAATAGTGAGCTTCAATGCTTTTGCTTCACAG CTAGATGTTCCTCAAAATAGTAATTCAGTTAGAAATGTGATATTCTATGGTTTCCGTTGGCTTTTGTGTTTTATCCTTGTGGAATTCATGACACATCTATTCTACTATAATGCCTTTGCTAATAG TGGTTTGTGGAAGCACTTATCTCCCTTGGAAGTGTTCATCATTGGATACGGG GTCTTAAACTTCATGTGGCTAAAGTTTTTGCTGATCTGGCGCTTTTTCAGGTTCTGGTCACTG GTGAACGGAATTGAGGCTCCAGAAAATATGCCAAAATGTATTAATAATTGCTACAGCTTGGAAGGTTTTTGGAAAAATTGGCATGCTTCCTTTAACAAATGGCTTGTGAG GTATATGTACATTCCTCTTGGGGGATCTCGGAAAAAGCTCTTAAATGTATGGGTTATATTCACTTTTGTTGCCATCTGGCATGATTTAGAGTG GAAGCTTCTTTCATGGGCATGGTTgacatgtttattttttatcccCGAATTGCTATTAAAATCGGCTGCAAAAGCATTTCAG GCTGAAAGCTCTTTTGGGGAATTCATATTTCGTGAACTCAGTGCCGTTGCTGGTGCAGTTACAATCACTTGCCTCATG GTAGCAAATCTGGTTGGTTTTGTTATTGGACCAAGCGGTATTAACTGGTTACTTTCTTCTTTTCTACGCAAGGAAG GGTTGCCTGTCCTAGGGAGCTTGCTCATGACATTTTACGTTGGAACAAAG CTTATGTTCCACATAGAAGAAGCAAAGAAAAGGTCGCCCTGA
- the LOC123900792 gene encoding membrane-bound O-acyltransferase gup1-like isoform X2, with the protein MRAFFNLNVRGMSVVWLLFSFAYLSYLHGACVIFVLSIATINFLLVKIFARKKYFPLIIWSYNIFFLLCNRIYEGYLFSVFGQQWRFLDNYRGSFRWHICFNFVVLRMISFGLDYHWTNQDSHFDQEKHCQRCHICKSGNTCYQALQERSLHINKFGYVVYLSYLVYAPLYIAGPIVSFNAFASQLDVPQNSNSVRNVIFYGFRWLLCFILVEFMTHLFYYNAFANSGLWKHLSPLEVFIIGYGVLNFMWLKFLLIWRFFRFWSLVNGIEAPENMPKCINNCYSLEGFWKNWHASFNKWLVRYMYIPLGGSRKKLLNVWVIFTFVAIWHDLEWKLLSWAWLTCLFFIPELLLKSAAKAFQAESSFGEFIFRELSAVAGAVTITCLMVANLVGFVIGPSGINWLLSSFLRKEGLPVLGSLLMTFYVGTKLMFHIEEAKKRSP; encoded by the exons ATGAGGGCTTTCTTCAATTTGAATGTGAGAGGAATGTCCGTTGTCTGGCTTTTATTTTCCTTCGCCTACCTATCGTATCTACATGGAGCATG CGTCATATTTGTGCTCTCAATAGCTACTATTAATTTTCTTCTTGTTAAG ATATTTGCTCGGAAAAAGTACTTTCCACTTATAATTTGGAGTTACAACATATTTTTTCTTCTCTGTAATCGGATTTATGAAGGATATTTGTTCTCTGTGTTTGG GCAACAATGGAGATTTTTGGACAATTACCGCGGCAGCTTTAGGTGGCACATATGTTTCAACTTTG TTGTTTTGCGCATGATAAGCTTTGGATTGGATTATCATTGGACAAATCAAGATTCTCATTTTGATCAGGAG AAACATTGTCAACGTTGTCATATTTGTAAATCAGGAAACACATGCTATCAAGCTTTACAG GAGAGAAGTCTACACATTAACAAGTTTGGATATGTCGTGTACCTTAGTTATTTGGTATATGCACCACTTTATATTGCCGGTCCAATAGTGAGCTTCAATGCTTTTGCTTCACAG CTAGATGTTCCTCAAAATAGTAATTCAGTTAGAAATGTGATATTCTATGGTTTCCGTTGGCTTTTGTGTTTTATCCTTGTGGAATTCATGACACATCTATTCTACTATAATGCCTTTGCTAATAG TGGTTTGTGGAAGCACTTATCTCCCTTGGAAGTGTTCATCATTGGATACGGG GTCTTAAACTTCATGTGGCTAAAGTTTTTGCTGATCTGGCGCTTTTTCAGGTTCTGGTCACTG GTGAACGGAATTGAGGCTCCAGAAAATATGCCAAAATGTATTAATAATTGCTACAGCTTGGAAGGTTTTTGGAAAAATTGGCATGCTTCCTTTAACAAATGGCTTGTGAG GTATATGTACATTCCTCTTGGGGGATCTCGGAAAAAGCTCTTAAATGTATGGGTTATATTCACTTTTGTTGCCATCTGGCATGATTTAGAGTG GAAGCTTCTTTCATGGGCATGGTTgacatgtttattttttatcccCGAATTGCTATTAAAATCGGCTGCAAAAGCATTTCAG GCTGAAAGCTCTTTTGGGGAATTCATATTTCGTGAACTCAGTGCCGTTGCTGGTGCAGTTACAATCACTTGCCTCATG GTAGCAAATCTGGTTGGTTTTGTTATTGGACCAAGCGGTATTAACTGGTTACTTTCTTCTTTTCTACGCAAGGAAG GGTTGCCTGTCCTAGGGAGCTTGCTCATGACATTTTACGTTGGAACAAAG CTTATGTTCCACATAGAAGAAGCAAAGAAAAGGTCGCCCTGA
- the LOC123900864 gene encoding transcription factor MYB62-like, which translates to MPPSISLMNTNRTMSIAMSTTTKREFGNSNEENELRRGPWTLEEDSLLIQYIARHGEGRWNMLAKSAGLKRTGKSCRLRWLNYLKPDIKRGNLSPQEQLLILELHSKWGNRWSKIAQHLPGRTDNEIKNYWRTRVQKQARQLNIESGSKRFLDAVKCFWMPRLLQKMEQNTSPISDHSSITNMNNFGNSFEASTSTNNSISTSFNVPSISPSSQNSFIDASSANHLSTMSSTNNNPSLDFLQFSQPLEISENSKSAPNVLDNNVYNCPIQENYSIDDTNNYGFEGLYFDPPSSMETCDFSQFDFQTSGSGWMLDNMANSTLWNMDAM; encoded by the exons ATGCCACCTTCAATTTCTTTGATGAACACCAATAGAACTATGTCTATAGCTATGTCCACAACTACAAAGAGAGAATTTGGTAACTCTAATGAAGAAAATGAGCTTAGAAGAGGACCATGGACTCTTGAAGAAGATAGTTTACTAATACAATATATTGCTCGTCATGGTGAAGGTCGTTGGAATATGTTAGCCAAAAGTGCAG GATTGAAGAGGACTGGAAAAAGCTGCAGACTTAGATGGTTGAATTACTTGAAACCTGACATTAAGAGAGGGAATCTTTCTCCTCAAGAACAATTGTTGATCCTTGAACTTCATTCTAAGTGGGGTAACAG GTGGTCAAAAATTGCTCAGCATCTACCAGGAAGAACAGATAACGAGATAAAGAATTACTGGAGAACAAGGGTGCAAAAACAAGCGCGCCAACTTAACATTGAATCTGGTAGCAAGAGATTCCTTGAtgctgttaagtgtttttggaTGCCAAGATTGCTTCAAAAGATGGAACAGAACACTTCACCAATCTCTGATCATTCTTCTATCACAAACATGAATAATTTTGGGAATTCTTTTGAAGCTTCAACTAGTACTAATAATTCAATCTCAACAAGCTTCAATGTTCCTTCTATATCTCCATCATCTCAAAATTCCTTCATAGATGCTTCAAGTGCAAATCATTTGAGTACCATGTCCAGCACCAACAACAATCCTTCTTTGGATTTCTTGCAATTTTCACAGCCACTTGAAATTTCCGAAAACTCGAAAAGTGCTCCAAATGTGTTAGACAACAATGTTTATAACTGTCCGATTCAGGAAAATTACTCTATTGATGATACCAATAACTATGGCTTTGAAGGTCTATACTTTGATCCACCTTCTTCAATGGAAACTTGTGACTTTTCACAGTTTGATTTTCAAACTTCAGGGAGTGGTTGGATGTTAGACAACATGGCTAATAGTACTTTGTGGAACATGGATGCTATGTGA